The Blautia hydrogenotrophica DSM 10507 genome window below encodes:
- the radC gene encoding RadC family protein has product MMKEIPREERPYEKCQRLGPKGLSDSELLAVILRSGTSGVNCLEMASQVLKLAQPPYEGLLGIYHLSLKELMEIPGIGAVKGIQLQCIGELSVRLAAMQAKESLVFTRPETVARYYMERFRHEEQENLLCVMLNTKNQYLAERVITTGTVNASLISARELFLEALRNKAVNILLIHNHPSGDPTPSREDILATQKIFQVGELLDIRLLDHIVIGDQRYVSMRSEGLIE; this is encoded by the coding sequence ATGATGAAAGAAATACCAAGAGAAGAACGGCCCTATGAAAAATGCCAGAGGCTTGGTCCTAAGGGGCTGTCTGATTCGGAACTACTGGCGGTGATTCTGCGCAGCGGCACCTCTGGTGTAAATTGCTTAGAGATGGCTTCGCAGGTGCTGAAGCTTGCTCAGCCGCCCTATGAGGGACTACTGGGAATCTATCACCTCTCCTTGAAAGAGCTGATGGAGATTCCAGGGATTGGAGCAGTCAAAGGAATTCAGCTTCAATGTATCGGAGAGCTGTCTGTGCGTCTTGCAGCTATGCAAGCGAAAGAGAGCCTCGTCTTTACCAGGCCGGAGACGGTAGCCAGATATTATATGGAACGGTTTCGCCATGAAGAGCAAGAAAACCTGCTTTGTGTGATGTTGAACACGAAGAATCAGTATCTGGCAGAACGTGTAATCACAACAGGGACAGTGAATGCATCCTTGATCTCTGCCAGGGAATTATTTTTGGAAGCGCTAAGAAACAAGGCGGTGAATATTCTATTGATCCACAATCATCCCAGCGGTGATCCCACACCCAGCAGGGAGGATATTTTAGCGACCCAGAAGATTTTTCAGGTGGGAGAGTTACTGGATATCCGGCTTCTCGATCACATTGTGATCGGGGACCAGCGTTATGTCAGTATGCGCAGTGAGGGACTGATAGAGTGA
- the mreC gene encoding rod shape-determining protein MreC, which translates to MKKKFKIHIKIKSKHTLVIMTFLCVSLIVAVFASGITTAPLRDFAGMVVVPFENSINEIGKGLTKVKKSFQSKQDLIDENEKLQQQIADLTEQNNALILDQADLESLRELYELDQEYADYPKIAAQVISKDPGNWYNVFVINKGSKDGIQKDMNVIADRGLVGIVTEVGAHWASVRSIIDDSSNVSGQTVSTSDTCVVQGDLELIDEGKLRFSQLYDEEDKIKEGERIVTSNISEKFVKGLFIGYVGDVEMDSNNLTKTGTIVSPVDFAHLENVLVITTLKEGQEETQDEE; encoded by the coding sequence ATGAAGAAAAAATTTAAAATTCATATAAAAATAAAAAGTAAGCATACGCTTGTGATTATGACATTTCTCTGTGTCAGTCTGATTGTGGCTGTCTTTGCGTCGGGAATCACTACGGCTCCTCTGCGGGATTTTGCCGGAATGGTCGTGGTTCCTTTTGAGAACAGTATCAATGAGATCGGCAAGGGACTGACCAAGGTCAAGAAGAGTTTTCAGTCGAAACAGGATTTGATTGATGAAAATGAAAAACTGCAGCAGCAGATTGCAGATCTGACAGAACAGAACAATGCGCTGATTTTGGACCAGGCAGATTTAGAAAGTTTGCGGGAACTGTATGAGTTGGACCAGGAGTACGCAGACTATCCTAAGATTGCGGCTCAGGTGATTTCTAAGGACCCTGGAAATTGGTACAATGTTTTTGTCATCAATAAGGGAAGCAAAGACGGAATTCAAAAGGATATGAATGTGATCGCTGACCGGGGACTGGTGGGAATCGTGACTGAGGTTGGCGCTCACTGGGCATCGGTCCGGTCGATTATCGATGACAGCAGCAATGTGAGCGGACAGACAGTCAGTACCTCTGACACCTGTGTAGTGCAAGGAGATCTAGAATTGATTGATGAGGGAAAACTTCGCTTTTCTCAGCTCTATGACGAGGAGGACAAGATCAAAGAAGGGGAGAGAATCGTCACCTCCAACATCAGTGAAAAATTTGTAAAAGGACTGTTTATCGGGTATGTGGGGGATGTGGAGATGGATTCTAACAACCTGACGAAGACAGGAACCATTGTGTCCCCGGTGGACTTTGCACATCTAGAGAACGTTCTGGTGATTACGACTTTGAAGGAGGGGCAGGAGGAGACGCAGGATGAAGAATAA
- the mreD gene encoding rod shape-determining protein MreD, producing the protein MKNKLILAALILLSFLLQCTVLQTFAIGSISANLLVILCVSMGLLRGKKTGMFTGFFCGILVDLFYGPVFGLYALIYMYLGYFSGFGCKIYYDDDMKVPMCFVGIGDLLYNFAVYGLQFLLRGRLGFGTYFLKIMIPELLYTVLLTLLVYKLLYTINYRFMGMRTTKDSDSFWLIK; encoded by the coding sequence ATGAAGAATAAACTGATTTTGGCAGCCTTAATTTTGCTCTCTTTTCTCTTACAGTGTACCGTACTTCAGACTTTTGCCATCGGCTCCATCTCTGCGAATCTTCTGGTGATTCTGTGTGTGTCCATGGGACTACTCCGGGGAAAGAAAACGGGAATGTTTACAGGATTTTTCTGTGGAATCCTGGTAGATTTGTTTTATGGACCGGTGTTTGGGCTATATGCGTTAATCTATATGTATCTGGGCTATTTTTCTGGATTTGGATGTAAGATCTACTACGACGATGATATGAAGGTACCCATGTGCTTTGTGGGAATCGGAGACCTGCTCTATAATTTTGCAGTCTACGGCCTGCAGTTTCTGTTGAGAGGACGATTGGGCTTTGGGACTTATTTTCTAAAGATTATGATACCGGAGCTTTTATATACCGTGCTCTTGACACTTTTGGTGTACAAGCTCCTCTATACGATCAACTACCGCTTCATGGGAATGCGCACAACGAAGGACAGTGATTCATTTTGGTTAATAAAATAA
- a CDS encoding rod shape-determining protein: protein MLRRVYGVDLGTSSVKIYSLSKNKKYMQKNMVAIRNGRQVIAVGNDAYEMYEKTPRNIQVNCPIQNGKIANISVMEVGLYSLLKKIEPYTPFGAVMYFTVPVDATAIEKRAYFTVANGSMLQNNKVLMVESPIADALAMGISPQESKGSMIVNIGAQSTELSVIAGGKVIISKSLQLGGMKMDEGIISEIRKNYNLHLGRRTAHRLKTAVGRLNTQSKEARKVVGIDSVSGLPREETVSSVVVNEGISSCVDEIAKEIKTFLERTPPQIAYQIAQEGIYLTGGSTRLPFIESYLGNDTGYSFKLSGLYEQCTIQGLEKIIQDSGLQQWASPIRQRKL from the coding sequence ATGCTTCGCAGAGTGTACGGGGTGGATCTTGGCACCAGCAGTGTCAAGATTTACTCGCTTTCAAAAAACAAAAAATATATGCAAAAAAATATGGTGGCGATACGCAATGGACGGCAGGTCATCGCTGTGGGCAATGACGCCTACGAAATGTATGAGAAGACACCTAGAAATATTCAGGTCAACTGTCCCATTCAAAATGGCAAAATTGCGAATATCTCCGTCATGGAGGTGGGTTTGTACAGTCTTTTAAAGAAGATTGAACCATACACACCCTTTGGCGCCGTGATGTATTTTACCGTTCCCGTGGACGCCACAGCAATCGAGAAGAGAGCTTATTTTACGGTGGCGAACGGAAGTATGCTTCAAAACAACAAAGTTCTGATGGTGGAGTCACCGATTGCAGATGCCTTGGCTATGGGAATTTCCCCCCAAGAGAGCAAGGGGAGCATGATCGTCAATATTGGGGCTCAGAGCACGGAGTTGTCGGTGATCGCAGGCGGCAAAGTAATCATAAGTAAGAGCTTGCAGCTGGGTGGTATGAAGATGGATGAGGGGATCATCAGTGAGATTCGCAAGAATTACAATCTACATCTGGGAAGAAGGACTGCCCATCGCCTGAAGACAGCTGTGGGACGGCTGAACACTCAGAGTAAGGAAGCCAGAAAGGTCGTTGGGATTGACAGCGTCTCAGGGCTGCCAAGGGAAGAGACGGTTTCTTCCGTCGTGGTCAATGAGGGTATCTCTTCCTGTGTCGATGAAATTGCAAAGGAAATCAAGACTTTTTTGGAACGGACACCGCCTCAGATTGCCTATCAAATTGCTCAGGAAGGGATTTATCTCACCGGGGGAAGCACACGGTTGCCTTTTATTGAGAGTTATTTGGGAAATGATACCGGTTATAGTTTTAAGCTCTCAGGGCTTTATGAGCAGTGCACGATTCAAGGACTGGAGAAGATTATACAGGACAGTGGACTGCAGCAGTGGGCGTCGCCGATTAGACAGAGAAAATTGTAG
- a CDS encoding NAD(P)/FAD-dependent oxidoreductase, translating into MIRMTQVSLPVSHDREALERKIRKLLRISSEPFTYEIERRSLDARNPQEKVYRYTLDVTISNEKRILKKVHNKNIMSINKTRYHFPKSGEEPLITRPVIVGSGPAGLFCGWYLARAGYRPLILERGEQVRERRRTVERFWKEGILDSESNVQFGEGGAGTFSDGKLNTLVKDPLGRNKEVLKRFVKAGAPKEILYEQKPHLGTDVLASIVETLRKQIEAMGGSFRFGTKLTGLKLEDNTLQSLILNGEEELKAQVCVLAIGHSARDTFSMLHGCGLPMEPKSFAVGLRIEHPQKMINQALYGEAESAELGAASYKVTHQASTGRGVYSFCMCPGGYVVNASSEQGYLAVNGMSYQARDQVNANSALIVTVKPEDFPEDGPLGGVAFQRKLEKAAYEAGGGKIPVQTLKDYCKNQAGSSLGQVKPLMKGAWTLANVREILPRQIGDSIEEGIYAFDKKIPGFAREDALLSAVESRTSSPVRILRGENCESQVSGIYPCGEGAGYAGGITSAAMDGMKVAEGISRRFQKCEIS; encoded by the coding sequence ATGATTCGAATGACACAGGTATCCCTGCCAGTCTCCCATGACAGGGAGGCGTTGGAGAGAAAAATTCGAAAACTCCTTCGGATTTCCTCGGAACCATTCACTTATGAGATTGAGCGGCGCTCCCTGGACGCCAGGAATCCTCAGGAAAAGGTCTATCGGTATACTCTGGACGTGACAATCTCCAACGAAAAGAGGATACTCAAAAAAGTTCACAATAAAAACATTATGTCAATCAATAAAACCCGTTATCATTTTCCAAAATCGGGAGAAGAGCCTCTCATTACTAGGCCGGTGATTGTGGGAAGTGGTCCTGCTGGGCTTTTCTGTGGCTGGTATCTAGCACGGGCTGGTTACCGTCCGCTGATTTTGGAACGGGGAGAGCAGGTCCGGGAGCGCAGGCGGACGGTGGAGAGATTCTGGAAGGAGGGAATCTTAGATTCGGAGTCTAATGTACAGTTCGGCGAGGGAGGAGCGGGAACTTTCTCCGACGGAAAGCTGAACACGTTGGTGAAGGATCCTCTCGGTAGGAATAAAGAAGTACTCAAAAGATTTGTGAAAGCGGGAGCGCCAAAAGAAATTCTCTACGAACAAAAACCGCACCTGGGAACGGATGTCCTGGCTTCCATTGTCGAGACTTTGAGAAAGCAGATTGAAGCCATGGGCGGCAGCTTCCGGTTCGGTACTAAGCTTACTGGACTGAAGCTGGAGGATAACACGCTGCAAAGCCTGATTCTGAACGGAGAGGAAGAACTTAAAGCCCAAGTCTGCGTGCTGGCGATTGGCCACAGCGCGCGGGATACGTTTTCTATGCTCCATGGCTGCGGTCTTCCCATGGAACCGAAATCTTTTGCGGTGGGCCTGCGCATAGAGCATCCTCAAAAAATGATAAACCAGGCTCTGTATGGGGAGGCAGAAAGTGCGGAGCTAGGAGCCGCCAGCTACAAGGTGACTCATCAAGCTTCGACGGGGAGAGGAGTCTACAGCTTCTGTATGTGTCCCGGAGGCTATGTGGTAAACGCCTCATCGGAGCAGGGATATCTGGCTGTCAACGGGATGAGCTATCAGGCCAGAGACCAAGTCAATGCCAACAGCGCTCTGATTGTGACGGTGAAGCCAGAGGACTTTCCAGAGGATGGACCTTTAGGCGGAGTAGCTTTCCAAAGAAAGCTGGAAAAGGCTGCCTATGAGGCAGGCGGAGGGAAGATTCCAGTTCAGACTTTGAAAGATTACTGTAAAAATCAGGCCGGCAGTAGTCTTGGCCAGGTAAAGCCTTTGATGAAAGGCGCTTGGACTTTGGCCAATGTGCGGGAAATCCTTCCCAGACAGATTGGGGACTCCATTGAGGAGGGCATTTATGCCTTCGACAAAAAAATTCCTGGATTTGCCAGAGAAGATGCCCTGCTGAGCGCGGTGGAGAGCAGGACCTCGTCTCCTGTGCGAATTCTGAGAGGGGAAAATTGTGAGAGTCAGGTGTCTGGAATCTATCCCTGCGGGGAAGGAGCCGGCTACGCAGGCGGAATTACCTCGGCTGCTATGGATGGAATGAAGGTGGCGGAGGGGATTTCACGCAGATTCCAAAAATGTGAAATATCTTAA
- a CDS encoding penicillin-binding transpeptidase domain-containing protein: MVNKIRKKLKKLSIPRTTVLGIVFLIMACVLVHKLFDLQIIEGEDYVNDFKLRSTKTRTLKSTRGNIYDRNGEVLASNELAYSITLEDNGTYDSDRVKNLTLNGTIYKVLQIFKENGDSVDVTFHIILDENGDYVFDVDEGVTLDRFRADIYGKALVDDMTEKEASSTAEEIMDYLTGEERFSLVLTGEDAYTEKELKEYGLPERFTQEELMDMTKMRYALSTNSFQKYMPVTVATQVSNESIASIMENQDELQGVDVVEDSIRTYDNGLYYSSIVGYTGKASSEELEKLREEDDSYAADSVIGKTGMEQYMETQLQGTDGQETVYVDNLGKVLQIDEDSRVEPKAGNDVYLTIDKDWQENIYHILEQRVAGILLSKIDPGKTFDVNAVSDASQIRIPIYNVYNALVANSVIDIEHFKEEDASETEKNLYAKFQQKQQEIFDKITQELTGDSPKAYKDLDEQMQEYVSYIADTLLTEKLGILLSNSIDRNDETYLAWEQEHSISLQDYLTYAAGQNWIDISKISPEGDYLDSKEVYLSLAEYITEYLKTDTEFGKLLYKYMLQEDTISGTELCTVLYDQGVLPKEGDEMYQSLVSGATSAYDFMISKISSLEITPGQLALDPCSASCVVTDVDTGEVLACVTYPGYDNNRLANHMDQEYFAKLNTDLTSPIFNKATQQRTAPGSTFKLVSAIAGIEEDLIDDYSVINCTGSFDLVQPPINCWQKSGHGGLDLTSAIEQSCNVFFTTIGFMAGENSEGDFSETSSLETLQTYASLMDLDKKTGIEITESEPQVSDEFAVPSYIGQGTHLYTTSQLARYVTTLANEGTSFQLSLLDKTTDSKGKLIKDYTPGIQSEVDLPSKLWDYIHNGMRRVVQTHGEFSNLGMEVSGKTGTAEESPTRPNHGLFIGYAPADDPEVALAIRIPHGYSSGNACLAANDIFKYIFELTDEKNIITGFASSDTSNSSTD, encoded by the coding sequence TTGGTTAATAAAATAAGAAAAAAATTAAAAAAATTGTCAATTCCGAGGACTACGGTGCTCGGCATTGTGTTTTTGATTATGGCTTGTGTACTCGTACACAAACTTTTTGATCTTCAGATTATAGAAGGTGAAGATTATGTAAATGATTTTAAGCTCAGATCTACGAAGACTAGAACTCTGAAAAGTACTAGAGGCAATATTTACGATAGAAACGGTGAGGTTCTGGCTTCCAATGAACTGGCTTATTCCATCACTTTGGAGGACAACGGAACCTATGACAGTGACCGTGTGAAAAATTTGACCTTAAACGGGACAATCTACAAAGTTTTGCAGATTTTCAAAGAAAACGGAGACTCCGTGGATGTGACCTTTCATATTATATTGGATGAAAACGGCGATTATGTCTTCGATGTGGACGAAGGTGTTACTCTGGACCGCTTTCGCGCGGATATCTATGGAAAAGCCCTGGTTGATGATATGACTGAGAAAGAGGCTTCCTCCACGGCGGAAGAGATTATGGACTATCTCACGGGAGAGGAGCGGTTTTCTCTGGTGCTGACCGGGGAAGACGCTTACACAGAAAAAGAGCTGAAAGAATATGGACTGCCAGAGCGCTTTACCCAGGAAGAACTGATGGACATGACGAAGATGAGGTATGCGCTGTCCACCAACAGCTTTCAGAAATATATGCCGGTGACGGTCGCCACACAGGTGAGCAACGAATCTATCGCTTCCATTATGGAGAATCAAGATGAGCTTCAGGGTGTGGATGTGGTGGAGGATTCCATCCGCACGTATGACAACGGACTTTACTATTCTTCCATTGTCGGCTATACCGGAAAGGCTTCCAGCGAGGAGCTGGAAAAGCTGAGGGAGGAGGATGACTCCTACGCGGCTGACTCTGTGATTGGAAAAACTGGAATGGAGCAGTATATGGAGACACAGCTGCAAGGCACAGACGGGCAGGAGACTGTCTACGTGGATAACTTGGGAAAGGTCCTTCAGATCGACGAGGATAGCCGAGTGGAGCCTAAGGCTGGAAATGACGTGTATCTGACCATTGATAAGGATTGGCAGGAGAATATCTATCACATTTTGGAACAGAGGGTGGCAGGTATTTTACTGTCTAAGATAGACCCAGGGAAGACTTTTGACGTAAACGCTGTCTCAGATGCCAGCCAGATTCGCATTCCCATCTATAATGTTTACAATGCGCTTGTGGCAAACAGTGTCATTGACATTGAACATTTTAAGGAGGAAGATGCCTCTGAGACAGAAAAAAATTTATATGCCAAATTTCAACAAAAGCAGCAGGAAATATTTGATAAAATAACTCAGGAGCTTACCGGTGATTCTCCGAAAGCATATAAAGACTTGGACGAACAAATGCAGGAATATGTCTCCTATATCGCGGATACTCTGTTGACAGAAAAGCTGGGAATTCTTCTGAGTAATTCCATTGACCGCAACGACGAGACGTATTTGGCCTGGGAACAGGAGCACAGCATCAGCCTACAAGACTATCTAACTTATGCGGCAGGACAGAACTGGATTGACATCTCTAAGATTTCCCCAGAGGGTGATTATCTGGACTCTAAGGAAGTATACCTATCCTTGGCCGAATACATCACGGAATATCTGAAGACGGACACGGAGTTTGGAAAGCTGTTGTATAAATATATGCTGCAGGAAGACACGATCTCAGGCACAGAACTGTGTACAGTTCTCTATGACCAGGGAGTCCTCCCCAAAGAAGGAGACGAGATGTATCAGTCTTTGGTGTCTGGCGCGACCTCCGCTTACGACTTTATGATTTCGAAGATTAGCAGTCTGGAGATCACACCGGGACAGTTGGCTTTGGACCCTTGCTCTGCGTCTTGTGTGGTGACAGATGTGGACACAGGAGAGGTATTGGCCTGTGTGACATATCCGGGATATGACAACAACCGTTTGGCAAATCATATGGACCAGGAATACTTTGCGAAGTTAAATACCGATTTGACTTCTCCGATCTTTAACAAGGCGACGCAGCAGAGGACAGCGCCAGGTTCTACCTTTAAATTGGTATCCGCGATTGCCGGAATAGAGGAGGATTTGATCGATGACTATTCCGTAATCAATTGTACCGGTTCTTTTGACTTGGTGCAGCCGCCCATTAATTGTTGGCAGAAGAGTGGACATGGCGGTCTGGATTTGACCTCAGCCATCGAACAGTCCTGTAACGTGTTTTTTACGACCATTGGCTTTATGGCGGGGGAGAACTCTGAAGGAGATTTCTCTGAGACTTCCAGTCTTGAGACTCTTCAGACCTACGCCAGTCTGATGGATTTGGATAAAAAGACTGGCATTGAGATCACAGAGTCGGAGCCCCAGGTATCTGATGAGTTTGCGGTTCCTTCTTACATCGGCCAGGGAACTCATCTGTACACCACCAGCCAGTTGGCCAGATATGTGACTACTCTTGCCAATGAGGGGACGAGCTTCCAACTCTCCCTTTTGGACAAGACGACGGATTCAAAGGGAAAGCTGATTAAAGACTACACGCCGGGAATTCAAAGCGAGGTGGATTTACCCAGCAAGCTCTGGGATTATATTCACAATGGAATGCGTCGTGTGGTTCAGACCCATGGGGAATTTAGCAATCTGGGAATGGAAGTCTCGGGCAAGACGGGGACAGCCGAGGAGTCGCCGACACGGCCGAACCATGGGCTGTTTATCGGTTATGCTCCGGCGGACGACCCTGAGGTGGCTTTGGCAATCCGTATCCCCCATGGATATTCTTCCGGTAATGCTTGTCTAGCTGCCAATGATATATTTAAATATATCTTTGAACTGACAGATGAAAAAAATATCATCACTGGATTTGCGTCTTCTGACACCAGTAATTCTTCTACAGACTAA